In Anaerobacillus isosaccharinicus, one genomic interval encodes:
- the spoIVA gene encoding stage IV sporulation protein A: MEKVDIFKDIAERTGGDIYLGVVGSVRTGKSTFIKKFMELVVIPNIENESEKARAKDELPQSAAGKQIMTTEPKFVPNQASKIHVAEGLEVNVRLVDCVGYTVPGATGYEDENGPRMINTPWYEEPIPFQEAAEIGTRKVIQEHSTLGVVITTDGSIGEIPRANYIESEERVINELKEVGKPFIVIINSVRPQHPDTDALRQELMEKHDVPVLALSVESMNEQDINSVLREVLFEFPVHEVNVNLPSWVMVLKEEHWLRQSYEEAVRDTVKDIKRLRDVDRVVGLFGEFEFIDQAGLAGIEMGQGVAEIDLYAPDDLYDQILKEVVGVEIRGKDHLLQLMQDFAHAKAEYDQVADALKMVKQTGYGIAAPTISDMSLDEPEIIRQGSRFGVRLKAVAPSIHMIKVDVESEFAPIIGTEKQSEELVRYLMQDFEDNPLSIWNSDIFGRSLNSIVREGIQAKLSLMPENARYKLKETLERIINEGSGGLIAIIL, encoded by the coding sequence TGAAAAAGCAAGAGCAAAAGATGAGTTACCACAAAGCGCAGCAGGGAAACAAATTATGACGACAGAGCCAAAATTTGTTCCAAATCAAGCTTCGAAAATTCATGTTGCTGAAGGTCTTGAGGTAAATGTCAGACTAGTTGATTGTGTTGGTTATACAGTTCCTGGAGCAACTGGCTACGAGGATGAAAATGGTCCTCGTATGATTAATACTCCTTGGTATGAAGAGCCAATTCCTTTTCAAGAAGCGGCTGAAATTGGCACGAGAAAAGTTATTCAAGAGCACTCAACTTTAGGTGTGGTAATTACGACAGATGGTTCAATTGGTGAGATCCCTCGGGCAAATTACATTGAATCTGAGGAAAGAGTCATTAATGAGTTAAAAGAAGTTGGGAAACCGTTTATTGTCATTATTAACTCTGTCCGTCCACAACATCCTGATACTGATGCATTAAGACAGGAACTCATGGAAAAGCATGATGTACCGGTTTTAGCATTAAGTGTCGAAAGTATGAATGAGCAAGATATTAACAGTGTACTTCGTGAGGTTCTCTTTGAATTCCCTGTGCATGAAGTGAACGTTAACCTTCCAAGCTGGGTAATGGTGTTAAAAGAAGAGCACTGGTTACGCCAAAGCTATGAAGAGGCAGTTCGTGACACAGTTAAGGACATAAAACGCCTTCGCGATGTCGATCGTGTCGTAGGTTTATTCGGCGAATTTGAGTTTATCGATCAAGCAGGCTTAGCTGGTATTGAAATGGGTCAAGGCGTAGCGGAAATTGATTTGTACGCTCCAGATGATCTCTACGATCAAATCCTTAAAGAAGTGGTAGGAGTAGAAATTAGAGGGAAAGATCATTTATTACAGCTTATGCAAGATTTTGCACATGCAAAAGCTGAGTATGATCAAGTCGCGGATGCGTTAAAAATGGTTAAGCAAACTGGTTATGGTATTGCTGCACCAACGATTAGTGATATGAGCTTAGATGAGCCTGAAATAATTCGCCAAGGATCTAGATTTGGAGTTCGTCTAAAAGCCGTTGCACCTTCAATTCACATGATAAAAGTAGATGTAGAATCAGAATTTGCGCCAATTATTGGTACTGAAAAGCAAAGCGAGGAGCTTGTTAGGTACTTGATGCAAGACTTTGAAGACAATCCATTATCTATTTGGAACTCTGATATTTTCGGGCGATCATTAAATTCAATCGTTCGCGAGGGAATTCAAGCGAAATTATCATTGATGCCTGAAAATGCTAGATATAAGCTTAAAGAAACACTAGAAAGAATTATTAATGAGGGCTCTGGCGGTTTGATTGCCATCATTTTATAG
- the mtrB gene encoding trp RNA-binding attenuation protein MtrB: MASNDDFIVIKAKENGVNVIGLTRGSDTRFHHSEKLDKGEVMIAQFTEHTSAVKIRGKAIIQTKHGEVETDS; encoded by the coding sequence ATGGCAAGTAATGATGATTTCATAGTAATTAAAGCAAAAGAAAACGGTGTCAATGTTATCGGTTTAACGAGAGGCTCAGACACTCGCTTTCATCATTCAGAAAAGCTTGATAAAGGTGAAGTGATGATTGCTCAATTTACAGAGCATACTTCTGCAGTGAAAATTCGAGGAAAAGCAATCATTCAAACAAAACATGGTGAAGTTGAGAC
- the folE gene encoding GTP cyclohydrolase I FolE has product MNNFDHKKIEQAIVMILEAIGEDPTREGLLDTPKRVAKMYEEVFQGLNQDPKEHFATVFSEDHEELVLVKDIPFYSMCEHHLVPFFGKAHVGYIPKGGKVTGLSKLARAVEAVAKRPQLQERITSTIADAMVETLQPLGVIVVVEAEHMCMTMRGVKKPGSSTITSAVRGAFANNPAARAEVLSLINTRR; this is encoded by the coding sequence TTGAATAATTTTGATCATAAAAAAATTGAACAAGCGATCGTAATGATCTTAGAAGCTATCGGTGAAGACCCTACTCGTGAAGGGTTATTAGATACGCCAAAACGAGTGGCAAAGATGTATGAGGAAGTTTTCCAAGGGCTAAACCAAGATCCCAAAGAACATTTTGCTACAGTTTTCAGTGAAGACCATGAGGAATTGGTACTTGTAAAAGATATTCCGTTTTATTCGATGTGCGAACATCATTTAGTCCCTTTCTTTGGAAAGGCCCATGTAGGTTATATTCCTAAAGGTGGTAAAGTAACAGGGTTGAGCAAATTAGCGAGGGCAGTTGAAGCGGTTGCGAAACGTCCACAGCTCCAAGAAAGGATAACGTCAACAATTGCAGATGCTATGGTCGAGACGTTGCAACCACTTGGTGTTATCGTTGTCGTTGAGGCAGAACATATGTGTATGACGATGCGTGGGGTTAAAAAACCAGGATCTTCAACAATCACTTCAGCTGTCCGCGGCGCCTTTGCAAATAACCCAGCAGCTAGAGCAGAAGTATTGTCGCTAATTAATACAAGAAGATAA
- a CDS encoding HU family DNA-binding protein: MNKTELINAVAEKSSLSKKDATSAVDAVFEAITDSLQSGDKVQLIGFGNFEVRERAARKGRNPQTGEEIEIAASKVPAFKPGKALKDAVK; the protein is encoded by the coding sequence ATGAACAAAACAGAATTAATTAATGCAGTTGCTGAAAAGTCTAGTCTTTCTAAGAAAGATGCAACTAGTGCAGTTGATGCTGTATTCGAAGCAATTACTGACTCTCTTCAAAGTGGGGATAAAGTACAACTTATCGGATTTGGTAACTTTGAGGTGCGTGAGCGTGCCGCTCGTAAAGGACGTAATCCTCAAACAGGGGAAGAAATCGAAATCGCTGCTAGCAAGGTTCCAGCGTTTAAACCAGGTAAGGCCCTTAAAGATGCTGTAAAATAA